The Brachyhypopomus gauderio isolate BG-103 chromosome 1, BGAUD_0.2, whole genome shotgun sequence genome includes a window with the following:
- the ldlrad2 gene encoding low-density lipoprotein receptor class A domain-containing protein 2, which yields MARGCDDKRFWRLSKWLVLLSVMTLQTNAIETVNVVDFCGQTVQGDGMIVRSHQESRKYYFVTMGTDCHLTMQSATPRDKVQFHFRYFLVYSLLRVSPFSPEPLFPESARGPSLSGPTRPELRMEPTPGESHGDPCHTGSYIQFYDGRDKTAPPIGPPLCGKSLPHPVLSTGNYLTLRLVTRGTQPRVDFVGDFTSFRLGFNQSECKGEPYFSCRNGKCIPMSLVCNDDKGIDNCGDGTDLQDYPGCISVLSTASAHHPHVTAPGPLLNTHTLRASTAEKCSRPNDVPNVDSVSDSRLYGFLLALYVLLGVVAGTALLCWCCWSPGWFVWRVSVCRFLPCCNSCCASCQLCGRSCTQSKEHRLAKVTPQGAPPPLATATTVAV from the exons ATGGCCAGAGGATGCGACGACAAGCGTTTTTGGCGCCTGTCAAAATGGCTTGTTCTTCTCAGCGTAATGACACTCCAGACTAATGCCATCGAGACAG TGAACGTGGTAGACTTCTGTGGCCAGACTGTCCAGGGGGATGGCATGATCGTCCGGTCGCATCAGGAATCGCGCAAGTACTACTTTGTCACCATGGGGACTGACTGCCACCTCACAATGCAGTCAGCCACGCCCCGAGACAAGGTGCAGTTCCACTTCCGTTACttcctggtctacagtctgcTGCGAGTGTCCCCTTTCAGCCCCGAACCCCTCTTCCCCGAGTCTGCAAGGGGTCCCTCTCTGTCAGGCCCCACCAGGCCAGAACTACGCATGGAGCCCACTCCAGGGGAGAGTCACGGGGACCCCTGCCATACTGGATCCTACATCCAGTTTTATGATGGTCGGGATAAGACAGCACCTCCTATTGGTCCACCACTGTGTGGGAAGAGCCTGCCACACCCAGTACTGTCAACTGGTAACTATTTGACCCTACGACTTGTGACCAGAGGGACTCAACCCCGCGTGGACTTTGTAGGGGACTTCACCTCATTTAGACTAG GGTTTAATCAATCGGAATGCAAGGGTGAGCCCTACTTCAGCTGTCGTAATGGGAAGTGCATTCCAATGAGTCTGGTCTGCAATGATGACAAAGGAATCGACAACTGTGGCGACGGCACCGACCTGCAGGACTACCCAGGATGCATTA GTGTGTTGTCCACAGCCAGTGCTCATCATCCCCATGTGACTGCTCCTGGGCccttgctgaacacacacaccctgagagCATCTACAGCAGAGAAGTGTAGCCGCCCGAATGATGTCCCCAACGTGGACTCCGTCAGCG ACTCACGGTTATACGGGTTCCTGCTGGCCCTCTACGTGCTGCTGGGTGTAGTGGCTGGGACTGCACTGCTCTGCTGGTGCTGCTGGTCACCCGGCTGGTTCGTGTGGAGGGTGAGCGTGTGCCGTTTCCTGCCCTGCTGTAACTCCTGCTGCGCCTCCTGCCAGCTGTGTGGACGGAGCTGCACGCAAAGCAAAGAGCACCGCCTGGCAAAGGTCACGCCCCAGGGAGCACCTCCACCCCTGGCCACTGCTACTACTGTGGCTGTGTAG
- the chchd4a gene encoding mitochondrial intermembrane space import and assembly protein 40, translating to MSYCKQEGKDRIIFVTKEDHEAPSNAELVEDDPNDPYEDHGLILPNGDINWNCPCLGGMASGPCGQQFKEAFSCFHYSTEEVKGSECIEHFRNMQECMQKYPELYPQEDESDGATSGGADTAPAEPTGTDEASAPTSPTGDVTTTGTESAAAS from the exons ATGTCATACTGCAAGCAGGAAG GTAAAGATCGCATCATCTTTGTGACTAAGGAGGACCATGAGGCTCCAAGCAATGCAGAGCTTGTGGAAGATGACCCCAATGACCCTTATGAAGATCACG GTCTCATACTGCCCAACGGAGACATTAACTGGAACTGCCCCTGTCTCGGTGGCATGGCCAGTGGACCATGTGGACAGCAGTTCAAAGAGGCCTTCTCCTGTTTCCACTATAGCACGGAGGAGGTGAAGGGCTCTGAGTGCATCGAGCACTTCCGCAACATGCAGGAGTGCATGCAGAAATATCCGGAACTCTACCCCCAGGAAGATGAGAGTGATGGCGCCACCTCTGGAGGGGCTGATACCGCGCCTGCTGAACCCACAGGCACGGACGAGGCTTCCGCTCCCACTTCCCCCACGGGTGACGTGACGACGACGGGCACAGAAAGTGCTGCTGCAAGCTAA